The Primulina tabacum isolate GXHZ01 chromosome 1, ASM2559414v2, whole genome shotgun sequence genome contains the following window.
TGTATGAAGCTTCTGCTTTTCTCAGTTTTGGGCCACTGACTTGTTTCCTATTTGTCGTCTCCCAGCACTTTGAACCATCAGAAGTCGCTATTTTGGCCAGGTGCCTGTGCATACCTCTTGTTTCTATTCGGGTGGGAAAGATCGAGAAGAAAGGAACTCTTTTGTCTCCAACATCGATAAGGTAGTTCGTTGCACGCATTTGTACCGTTTCATAACAAATTATATGGTATTATATGGGCAAAGTTTTGATCACTTTATCTTGTGCCGTGCCTAAGAATATTTTCTTTCACAAATTGTGATAGTTTTTGTGATTCGGTGGTTCTTTTGGATGTGAGGGATAGACAAAGGGGCCTTTTTACTTGTTTGAGTATATGGGGTTGCGTAGAGACAGTGCATCGAAAAATAAATCGGAGTGCAAGGAGTCACGggtgaaaaaaattattatgaattctGACATGATGTTTGTTTTTTATACTCCCCAATTGGTAATCATTAGTGACACTTACTTTTCGTTTTTTGTACAACTAACTTATATACTTCTGTTATAACATGCAAGTAACGGGTCTCTAAATACTctgcccaaataaattatagGAAAGTGTGGTTGTAGTCTGTTGAGGCAATGATAACCTCATTGGCtttttaatcaattttttaaGAATGTAATTTGAGAAGTCAATTTTGTGTTATGTAAACTCTTTTGCCAATTTATCTTTTGGCAGAAATGCTATATGGGAATGAGTTTCAATTTTTACTTGTTGTAAAGATACAATATAGCtttgtaaaataatgataaaccAGCTTTATGTTTCCTTAGGCTGTTGATTTGTTGTGATAAATTCTTTAACTTTGTCCAAGTTCAATTTTATGTTGCCAAACTTGCTTTTTTCCATTATGAATGATCATCTTCCCTTTCATTTTGTAAGAAGTGAATCATTTGTTTTTTACATATACATCTATTGGTGTGCCTGTGTGCGCTTAATTATGCATATTGATGATTTTAATTAACAATTTCCAATTTGTTGTATGATATGGGTCAGTTTCCAATTTGTTATATGATATGGGTCTTCGTATTATTTTTACATGCCAAGTGACTCCTAGGATTAGAGAGTTGTGTTATCATCTCTGACCCCGAACATGTTGGGGTTCATTTTTGAGTGTCTTGTATGTGCATTTGCAGACCTATCTAAATCATCTCGGCACTACATGCGGGAATCTTCTTAGATCCCTTCATCTTGATATGACTTTACATTGCTATGAGGTGCGCGTATGACATGTGAAGACACCAGGGAAGGTTGTTGTGGTGTATATATTCTTATATTGGTTATCAAGGGAGATTATTGCTGACTTCTGTTATATGAAAACCTCATATGAAATCTGATAAACTGAATCAACTTAGTGAATATATCTGCTTCAGTATGTTGGCGTCATTTCCTTTGTCTTTTAGATCATGTTATATCTCTTATGTGCATAAGATGTTTGTATTCGCTGAGATTTCTCATTgataatatttatgtttaagaaattaAAAGAATAATTTGCTGACAAGGTGGTATTTAATATGACTTTATTCGTCCTCTACGTTTGATCATACCGTCCTTACGAAGTGCTGTATTTTATGTTGTAATGGCTAGATTATTTGGCCTTCCAAGTGAGGATATCTTTTGACTTGTAGGTAAATTTGGCGTTATACTATAATGATCTCTGAAATAAGAAGAATTAAAGGTAGCTTCATGATCTTATGTTAATGTATTATATTATATCTTGCCAGAATTGTGTCCTTTTTCATACTACATTTTTATCTTTCTCATATAGTACTTTTGCTGTTGTGTAACTATTCTATATCTATCGTAATTCTTTGCTTTAATAGTTTGGTTAGTTTTACCTTATTAATTTGCTGTTGTAACATCTTAATTTGTACGTTTGGTTCTTATCACATGCATTTGGCTACTTTCCTTCTCTAgatatttgattattttttcaGCAGCATGCCCGCGATGATATGGATGGGACTCCTACGTATGCATGGGCTTTGATCTTTCGAAATTGTTTGCACAACTTAAATTCTATTTGATCTATTTTTCCCTCTGTTCATTCTTATGAATGGAACCAATATATATCTGATGGTTAGGTTTGGGgcttatttaataatttgcttACTTCCATGTTCTAACTTCTAAGCCGTGGGTTAAATTGGttgtgaaaaaaattaaatgaaaactTATTGAAACTGTCAATAACCTTTTACCTTTATCTGTGAATATCTTGGTACCTAATAGAGAAAAACTTTAGATTCATGCATTACTTTGGAAGAGGATTAGATAGTTTGTCTATCATCTTAAATTTTGGACTCAGATCACAACTCACATTTTCGTATTGTTAGTTGGAGTCAGGAGACGTATGAAGTCTTGCACATGCCTATGACAACTCTCTTTTACTTTAGAATTGATATATATTGTGATATGCTTCACGCTGGTGGTTACTTTTCTGATCCTTTCGTTTGTGTGGCATGTTGTACAGAGGAAAATTATGCCTCTCACTTTTGCCAACTTCTGACCTACGCATCTCATTCTATGGTGATGATGGTTCTGTGGAGAGGCTGGCAACATTTTGCACCAAGGCTCAATGCACTGCCATTGAAATTGAAGAGATCTCTGCTGACAAATCTGGAAGATCATTCTTAATAAAGATTTCAGATGCTGTGGTTTGTTATTTTTGGTGCTCTGAAAAATCTAAGCTTTTGGGAAACGAATTGCTAAAAAATGTAAGATCGTCAATACAATTCATATATGTTCTAATGTTTTCTTGTGTAATTAATATGATTCCTCATTCTGCCTTTTTATGTCTGTCTAGATGAAGGATTTGCTAATGAGAAAACCTTCACTTACTGAACTAAGCGGAATTAGTGAGTCACGTCTGAACATTTTTGCAACTCATCTTCATGCTTATCTCGCGGGATCAGTTGTAACCAGTACTCAAGTTAGTGGTGTTCTGTCAGCTTCCTCTGACAGCATTGATCCTTGCGAACAACATTTTTCTCAACCTTCCTCAACGTGCCAAAAATTTTCCTATGTCCGGCAATGTGGCGGGCAAGGATCAAAGACAAACTTAATCTACCAGGGTAGCCTCAGTCCCAAGTCTAACCAGTTCAAGGAAGGCATGTCTAAGAGTGTGTCTTCTATGAGGAGTGCTGCCAGAGAGAAATTGAAGTGGTGTGTGGAGAATTACGTTTCTAATGTTGAAAGCTTAGCTCTTGCTTCATCAAACAATTTTGATCCATCTAGTACTAATTGCTTTGAGCAAGACAGAGTTTCAGAACCAAATGAAAGTCGTACTTCAGCCGCATTCAGTTTGTTGGAGATACTTGGAAAATCCTCGGAGACTCCATTTTCAGGTTCAGAAATACAAATTCCTTCTTCAGGCTCATCTCACTTGTCACCTCAGTATTGCTGGTGCCCTCCTGTTGCATCTGCTCTACAATTCACTAAAGGAAATTCACACCTATCTATATCAACTGAATCACTATCTCT
Protein-coding sequences here:
- the LOC142538478 gene encoding uncharacterized protein LOC142538478; amino-acid sequence: MVNSEKKQSGNNRRCEDDNRGDRNFDGNDSIDESSSGAETLANANPSIVRRLTEIFMEDGDGDLLLQTSDREDGFLQWFRALDFQVMGACRADERLKPLLKLNVSTGAAEDRLLAHLSQHFEPSEVAILARCLCIPLVSIRVGKIEKKGTLLSPTSIRGKLCLSLLPTSDLRISFYGDDGSVERLATFCTKAQCTAIEIEEISADKSGRSFLIKISDAVVCYFWCSEKSKLLGNELLKNMKDLLMRKPSLTELSGISESRLNIFATHLHAYLAGSVVTSTQVSGVLSASSDSIDPCEQHFSQPSSTCQKFSYVRQCGGQGSKTNLIYQGSLSPKSNQFKEGMSKSVSSMRSAAREKLKWCVENYVSNVESLALASSNNFDPSSTNCFEQDRVSEPNESRTSAAFSLLEILGKSSETPFSGSEIQIPSSGSSHLSPQYCWCPPVASALQFTKGNSHLSISTESLSLPPISSLLSATRQSRLLTSNQSLNIAETPLDFPTFAPEPFVRLPTSQQIPTFTPLICDPIVHIPVIDVCSSGQGYLVSAGPAISTAISALNPNLVGPLPDAESMLEKGARETLRMLLSGSSQPNSQLLDVLPSMLSSSDDKQNVIAAGSRGLYSGTINLDVLTQSLTTMGLVSFSEKPIRSDISKGFGGTDDLIDQKEKPSNSGMPHFDEGID